The stretch of DNA AGTGGGTTGATTCCCGGATAGCGTCAGCCGCGAACTACTGATGGTCTGCATGCCTACCATCGACGTTTCGACGCGATACGCTCCATCGGCCACGTTTGTAAACGTATATCGACCGGTTTCGTCGGTGATGGTGCCGGTTGCCAGCGTGGAGTCAGCCGCCCGGAGCAACTTTACGACGGCAAACGGCGCGGGCTGTCGGTTGGTATCCTGAATCGTGCCTGTGATGGTTTGGGCCATTGCCGAAAGGGTGGCGAGAATGAAAAGGGCGCAGGTAGTAAAGCGAGCCATAATCGAATGCCCGGCAGGGCGTTTGTGATTGATGGCTCAAAGGTGGCGGATTGGGAAGCCCGGCTTCGACTCACGAAGAATTTGAGACGACTCAATGTATAAGTTGAGTCGGATAGGCCGCACGTCAGCGAATGGCGCGGTCTTTGAAGCTCTCCCGGCTAAAGCGCGGGAGATTCTTGGGCTACCACCTCAACAGGCGCGTATACCTCCCAAGCTGACACGGCACTTCCTGCCGCCTTTGCTTTTATGTTTTTAGCCGCGTTAACGTCCCGGTCATGAACCGAATCGCAACTCGGACAAATCCACTCCCGCACGGCTAACGTTAGTTCCGTATTGCGGTAGCCACAGCATGAACAATCCTGCGAGGTGTGACAGGCAGAGACTTTCTCAAAGCTGCGACCGTACCACTTCGCTTTGTAGTCGAGCATCTGCGTTAGCCCATACCACCCTGCATCCGCTATGGATTTAGCCAGATGGTGATTAGCCAGCATGTTGCTGATTTGCAACGATTCCACGCTGATAGATTGGTTTTCTCCTATCAACCGCGTTGTCAGCTTATGCTGAAAGTCTTTTCGGGTATTGGCTACTTTCTGGTGTTGACGCGCTAACTTCTTAATCGCCTTACGGCGGTTGGCACTGCCTTTCTTTTTCCGGCTAACGCCACGTTGCAGCCGCTTTAGTTTGCGTTCGGCTTTGTAGAGGTGCCTGGGGTTTTCAATGGTTGCACCGTCCGAGGTGACAAGAAGCGACTTGATACCTACGTCAATACCAATACTATTCGGACTGATTGGCAACGGTTCTATGTCAGTTTCCACGCACAGACACATGTACCAACCATCGGCACATTCCCGAACCGTTGCCCGTTTAATTGTACCAGAAAGGGTTTGACTATTCCGGTATTTGACCTTGCCAAATTTGGGTAGTTGTACGTATTGACTGGTTAGTTTAACGCCCTGTTTAAAACTAAATGATTGGTACTGACCCTTGCGGGCAAACTTTGGAAAGCCTTTTCCTTGCTTAAAAAAACCATCGTAAGCGTTAAATACCCTGTCCGTTACGTCCTGCAAGGTTTGAGAGTGGACACAGCCTAACCAGTCGGTATCTTTGGCAATACTGGCCAGTTCCTTCTGAATGTCATTCTTGCCAATAGAAACTTTGTTGTGTTCCCAGAGCGTCTTTTTGTAGGACAGCGACAGGTTGTAGATATACCGACACGCGCCTAACCACCGCCCTAACGCCCGTTGTGAGACGGGGTAGGGTTGAGTTTGTAGCGGTATGTTTTGACCTGAATCATTAGACAAATATATATCATTTAAATATTGTTTGCAAACCTAAATGATACGTATTTTCTTTGTGACATGGAAAAGGAAAAATCAAAGGCGTATCTTGTTCGTATGACCCCGACGTTGCATGAACAGGCGGAAAAAGAAGCTCAGAAATTAGGCTTAAACTTCTCGGCATATGTCCGCTATCTAATCAGCAAAGAGTTAAGGGCTGTATCCCCCGCCTGAAGGCGGGAGCATTAGCCCTTTAGTTATCGTAACGGCTGAAATATCGGCACACACCTGCTGAATAAACGTTAGCTGTTCGAGCATAGCCGATTCATCCGTCGTTAGTGGAGCAGCCGCAGTGGTTGGTGCTGCGGTCGACTGTTCCCACAGCCGATGCTTGTTGAAAGCAGGGTCGAGTTTGCGCTGTGCTTCGGCCAGCAATACCAGCCCGCGCCGAACCGGGCGCAGCAACGGAGCCGGGTAGGGGCGGGGCTGACCCGGCGGCAGTCCCGTTAGCAGCGTAGCCACGTTGGC from Spirosoma montaniterrae encodes:
- a CDS encoding RNA-guided endonuclease InsQ/TnpB family protein encodes the protein MSNDSGQNIPLQTQPYPVSQRALGRWLGACRYIYNLSLSYKKTLWEHNKVSIGKNDIQKELASIAKDTDWLGCVHSQTLQDVTDRVFNAYDGFFKQGKGFPKFARKGQYQSFSFKQGVKLTSQYVQLPKFGKVKYRNSQTLSGTIKRATVRECADGWYMCLCVETDIEPLPISPNSIGIDVGIKSLLVTSDGATIENPRHLYKAERKLKRLQRGVSRKKKGSANRRKAIKKLARQHQKVANTRKDFQHKLTTRLIGENQSISVESLQISNMLANHHLAKSIADAGWYGLTQMLDYKAKWYGRSFEKVSACHTSQDCSCCGYRNTELTLAVREWICPSCDSVHDRDVNAAKNIKAKAAGSAVSAWEVYAPVEVVAQESPAL